Genomic DNA from Prunus persica cultivar Lovell chromosome G1, Prunus_persica_NCBIv2, whole genome shotgun sequence:
GGGTATTTGGTACAAATTGGGACCAAAGTCAACAAACCCCACACGGATTCAACCATTAGAATAGTTTCAGTTTGGTCAAAGAATGGACTTACCGAACTGTTCTTTACCTTAAGCTTTCCGTCTAAAGAAATCCATATCGTGTCATGTGTAATCTAAATTGTGCTACTACAGAACATTTGGGAGTTTGTCGAATGCTTTTTATAATTCCATTGTAATATATCTTCTGATTAATGTCGAGTAACACATTTGGGAGTCCACCACCGTCAGACAGTGGAGGAGACAGCACTTATTGCCGTAGGTTTGGGTAAGATCTATCCCTCTCCCCGTTTGCTTTTGTTTAAAGCATTGGTTGTGTTAATTACTTGTTgatctttatttctttttagaaaaaagCAACAATTGTCAAGTGCTAATGGCTTTTCATTGAGTTCTAAATTATGCAGTAGTCCTCTTAGTGAAGATCGTTATAGTGGTTCTCGTGGTTAAAAAAATGCCAGAAAAGAAGTCAAGTTCTCGTGGTTCGAGAAAGCCAGGAAAGAAGTCGGACAGGCATCTCTTTCCTTAATCCCGACTTCCGGGCACTCACAATGGACAAGTTTCTAAATGATATGGAAAGAGAGAAGCCCATCAGGTTCACTTCTCAACATCTTCGGATTGCAACTGATAACTTCACCAACTTGTTGGGGCAAGGAGGATTTGGTGCAGTTTATAAAGGGATATTTAGTGATGGAACCCTTGTAGCAGTGAAGGTTCTAAATGGGAGCTCAGACAAGAGAATAGAGGAACAATTTATGGCAGAAGTAAGTACAATTGGAAAAATTCATCATTTCAATCTGGTCCGTCTTTATGGCTTCTGCTTTGGGAAATACCTCAGAGCACTTGTTTATGAGTACATGGGAAATGGATCGCTTGACAAGTTCTTATTTCATAGCAACAAGGACTTAGGATTTGAAAAGCTTCATGAAATTGCGGTGGGGACAGCGAGAGGGATTGCTTACTTGCATGAAGAATGCCAACAACGAATAGTCCATTACGATATAAAGCCTGGAAACATTCTTTTGGATGCAAATTTCTTTCCAAAAGTAGCTGATTTCGGTTTGGCCAAGCTCTGTAACAGGGATAATACTCATATAACCATGACTGGGGGCAGAGGCACTCCTGGTTATGCTGCACCGGAAGTTTGGATGCAGTTTGCTGTAACACACAAATGTGATGTTTACAGCTTTGGGATGCTATTGTTTGAGATCGTAGGCGGGAGAAGGAATCTTGACATTAATATTCAAGACAGCCAAGACTGGTTCCCAAGGTGGGTTTGGAAGAAGTTTGAGCCTGGAGAACTAGGAGAGATAATGGCAGTGTGCGGAATAGAGGAGAAAGATAAAGAGAGGGCTGAGAGAATTGTAAAGGTTGCTCTTTGGTGTGTCCAGTATATGCCTGAGGCAAGGCCTTCGATGAGTTTTGTGGTGAAAATGTTGGAAGGATCTGTTGAGATTCCTAGACCTTCAACTAACCCGTTTCAACACTTGATGTCGGATACTCCATACCCAACTGCACCTGTCTATGATACTTCAAATGGAACATATAGCACTAGCGCTTACGGTTCGGATCCCTCACAAATGGTAACTGGTACTCCTATCATGAAGAATCATGAGATTGAAATAGCCTCTACATAGGCAGGGTGAAGTACATTCCTCACTCTCTCTGTTCTTGCAATATGTCACGAAAACATGGTGCTTCTTCCTAAGTTCCATATAGGATCAATATTTCCGTGATTCCAAAatcaatattatatatacagcCACATGACTGTCTATATTGAATCGTTTCTGATTAAAGTTGATGGAAATTGGAAAAGCACCTTCTTTgtattaatataataatatatattctttgCAAACCTGCAAAAACATATAGCCATCGCAGTGTTTATTGCTCAAAATCATGCTTGCCTTAGTGAGAAAcatttccttttgttctttCGCATAAGAAGTTTAATTTGCAACTTTGTGAGATGCCGAGTTGTAATCTTCTAATGTTTCTGTTTGACGAGTCACGACTTTTATCTTCTAATGCCTTATCTGTATTTCTGTTCATCCCTTTTTCATCTGCAGGGTTAGGAGTTGGCCACGAAATTTT
This window encodes:
- the LOC109949084 gene encoding rust resistance kinase Lr10-like is translated as MDKFLNDMEREKPIRFTSQHLRIATDNFTNLLGQGGFGAVYKGIFSDGTLVAVKVLNGSSDKRIEEQFMAEVSTIGKIHHFNLVRLYGFCFGKYLRALVYEYMGNGSLDKFLFHSNKDLGFEKLHEIAVGTARGIAYLHEECQQRIVHYDIKPGNILLDANFFPKVADFGLAKLCNRDNTHITMTGGRGTPGYAAPEVWMQFAVTHKCDVYSFGMLLFEIVGGRRNLDINIQDSQDWFPRWVWKKFEPGELGEIMAVCGIEEKDKERAERIVKVALWCVQYMPEARPSMSFVVKMLEGSVEIPRPSTNPFQHLMSDTPYPTAPVYDTSNGTYSTSAYGSDPSQMVTGTPIMKNHEIEIAST